In Candidatus Poribacteria bacterium, the genomic stretch AACCAAGCGGTCTGTGAGGCGGATTTGGTGTTCTTCATTGGGAGCCATACCGGAGGGCAGGTGACCAACGGATACAGCATCCCGCCGCAAGGAACGCCGGTCATCCAACTCGATATCAACCCAGAGGAACTGGGCCGCAATTACTCAATTCAGTTGGGGATGCAGGGCGATATCAGAAACTCGCTGCGCCGCATGATTGATGGTGCGGAAACCGCTGAACCGCGGACCGAATGGATCAACCGAGTCCAGGAACTGGTTCAAAACTGGAAAGAGAGCGTCAGCGATATGGCAAACTCGGAGATCGTGCCGATGCGCCCGGAACGGCTCTGCAAAGAACTGACCGACCTTCTGCCATCTGATGCAATTCTGGTCTCCGACACAGGGCATTCGGGGGTCTGGACCGGCACAATGCTCGATCTCAAACATCCCGACCAGATATTTGGGGGCTGCCTGCGGCGATGGGTGCCAAATGTGCTCAACCCGATAGACCCGTACTCTGCTTCACCGGCGACGGCGGTATCTGGTATCATCTGGGGGATTTGGAGACCGCGGTGAAATCCGAAATTAACGCGGTTATTCTGGTCAACAACAACCATTCCCTGAACCAAGAACAGGGCGGTGTCGAATCTGTCTACGGCGGACGGACGAAAGGCTCCGACGAACTCTGGCTGTTCCCCGACGCCGATTTCGCTAAAATTGCCGAATCAATGGGCTGCCTCGGTATTACGGTCAACAAACCGAGCGAACTTTCGAGCGCCCTAGATCAGGCTTTCTCTGCGGAGAGACCAGTGGTTGTCGATGTCAAAACGCACGTCGAAGGTATTGCGCC encodes the following:
- a CDS encoding thiamine pyrophosphate-binding protein; the encoded protein is MGAKCAQPDRPVLCFTGDGGIWYHLGDLETAVKSEINAVILVNNNHSLNQEQGGVESVYGGRTKGSDELWLFPDADFAKIAESMGCLGITVNKPSELSSALDQAFSAERPVVVDVKTHVEGIAPRAWTP